One Drosophila willistoni isolate 14030-0811.24 chromosome 2R unlocalized genomic scaffold, UCI_dwil_1.1 Seg167, whole genome shotgun sequence DNA segment encodes these proteins:
- the LOC6643780 gene encoding uncharacterized protein LOC6643780 isoform X2 — MNKSTAANSHWLAALLVSLLLFCLIQTITADEAFSCPNGWELRGLNCYKYFNIKHSWEKSAELCRRYGAELVAIDTYAENNETLAIARASDPNQRGSDKYWLGLASLDDLRTNTLESASGALISQYSGFWSLNQPSADSGECVAASFASKSQSWDLGTCESLLPFMCRAPACPQGALHCANGLCINQAFKCDGSDDCGDGTDELDCPAQCHYHMQSGGDVIETPNYPHKYGALSKCKWTLEGPLGSNIILQFQDFETEKTFDTVQILVGGRTEDKSVSLATLSGKQDLTTQPFVSASNFMIVKFTTDGSVERKGFRATWKTEAKNCGGTLKATLQRQILTSPNYPKQYPGGLECLYVIKAQPGRIISIEVDDLDVADGRDYLLIRDGDTPMSRTIAKLTGKTLQNERVIISTGNALYLYFKSSLGEAGKGFSLRYIQGCKATITARNGTVTSPAFGLTDYPKNQECYFTIRNNARAPLSLKFDKFTVHKSDNVQVFDGSSTSGLRLHSGNGFTGTAAPKLTLTASSGEMLIKFTSDALHNAAGWSATFSADCPELQPGIGALASSRDTAFGTLVSFTCPIGQEFATGKTRLVTECLPGGNWSVSYIPKCQEVYCGPVPQIDNGFSIGSSNVTYRGIAMYQCYAGFAFASSAPIEKISCLPDGRWERQPHCMASQCAVLPEVSHANVTLLNGGGRSYGTIVKYECEPGYERNGHPVLTCMSNGTWSGDVPKCTRKRCFEFPEIENGFVVDASRPYLYGDEARVQCYKGYKLIGSNIMRCSEAQRFEQPPTCEDINECSSSQCDLTTTECINTNGSFHCQCRSGFTATTECRPVADLGLGNGGIPDDSITTSASEPGYSKSSLRLNTNGWCGAAVDPGANWILIDLKAPTILRGFRTMSVQRPDGNVAFSSAVRLQYTNELTDVFKDYANPDGTAVEFRILEPTLSILNLPLPIEARFIRFRIQDYVGAPCLRMELMGCTRLDCVDINECSKNNGGCDQKCINTPGSYSCACNTGYQLYTSNGTAGYHIVRSESGERDGDTYQRNKTCVPLMCPELEAPENGQLLSDRNDYHFGDVVRFQCNFGYIMSGSSAALCLSSGQWNASVPECNYAKCVSLPDDKLEGLTVARPDPESVLVPFRDNVTITCGSAGRQLRATASAGFRQCVYDPKPGLPDYWLSGMQPSCPRVDCYAPMPTPGAEYGQFVDTRFQSSFFFGCQNTFKLAGQTGRHDNVVRCGADGIWDFGDLRCEGPVCEDPGRPADGRQLARSYEQSSEVYFGCNRPGYILINPRPITCIREPECKVIKPLGLSSGKIPDSAINATSERPNYEAKNIRLNSATGWCGKQEAFTYVSVDLGQIYRVKAILVKGVVTNDIVGRPTEIRFFYKQAENENYVVYFPNFNLTMRDPGNYGELAMITLPKYVQARFVILGIVSYMDNACLKFELMGCEEPKQEPLLGYDYGYSPCVDNEPPIFQNCPQQPIIVRRDENGGVLPVNFTEPTAVDNSGSIARLEIKPQNFRTPSHIFKDTVVKYVAFDYDGNVAICEINITVPDVTPPLLQCPQSYVIELVDRQDSYNVNFNDTRKRIKTSDDTGEVRLQFSPERATIKIGNFENVTVTATDKYNNRASCHFQVSVQASPCVDWELQPPANGAINCLPGDRGIECIATCKSGFRFTDGEPLKTFSCETSRLWRPTSVVPDCVSENTEQAAYHVTATITYRANGAVAQSCLGQYQDVLAQHYSGLNQLLSQRCSAVNVNMNVTFVKSVPMLLEENVVKMDFILSILPAVRQPQLYDLCGSTLNLIFDLSVPYASAVIDDLLNISNIGNQCPPLRALKSQISRGFNCNVGEVLNMDTSDVPRCLHCPAGTYVSEGQNSCTYCPRGYYQNRDRQGTCLRCPAGTYTKEEGSKSLSDCIPVCGYGTYSPTGLVPCLECPRNSFTNEPPTGGFKDCQACPAQTFTYQPSASNRGLCRAKCAPGTYSATGLAPCSPCPLHHYQSAAGSQSCNECPSNMRTDSPSSKGREQCKPVVCGEGACQHGGLCVPMGHDIQCFCPAGFSGRRCEQDIDECASQPCFNGGQCKDLPQGYRCECPAGYSGINCQEEASDCGNDTCPARAMCKNEPGFKNITCLCRSGYTGDQCDVTIDPCTANGNPCGNGASCLALQQGRYKCECLPGWEGLHCEQNINDCAENPCLLGANCTDLVNDFQCSCPPGFTGKRCEQKIDLCLSEPCKHGTCVDRLFDHECVCHPGWTGPSCDVNIDDCQDRPCANDGVCVDLVDGYSCNCEPGYTGKNCQHTIDDCASNPCQHGATCVDQLDGFSCKCRPGFVGLSCEAEIDECLSDPCNPVGTERCLDLDNKFECVCRDGFKGALCETDIDDCEAQPCLNNGICRDRVGGFECGCEPGWSGMRCEQQVTTCNVQAPCQNDASCIDLFQDYFCVCPSGTDGKNCETAPERCIGDPCMHGGKCQDFGSGLNCSCPADYSGIGCQYEYDACEEHVCQNGAICLDNGAGYSCQCPPGFTGKNCEQDIVDCKDNSCPPGASCVDLTNGFYCQCPFNMTGDDCRKAIQVDYDLYFSDPTRSTAAQVVPFATGEANSLTLAMWVQFAQKDDTGIFFTLYGVESARMTQRRRLLLQAHSSGVQVSLFEDLPDVFLSFGEYTSVNDGQWHHVAVVWDGISGQLQLITEGLIASKLEYGAGGSLPAYLWSVLGRPQPDTVKHDLAYSDSGFQGTVTKAQVWARALDITSEIQKQVRDCRSEPVLYAGLILNWAGYELTSGGVERNVPSMCGQRKCPVGYTGANCQQLVVDKEPPVVEHCPGDLWVIAKNGSAVVTWDEPHFSDNIGVTKIYERNGHRSGTTLLWGTYEITYIASDAAGNTASCSFKVSLLTDFCPPLADPVGGSQVCKDWGAGGQFKVCEIACNTGLRFSEPVPEFYTCGAEGFWRPTREPSMPLIYPSCSPAKPAQRVFRIKMLFPSDVLCNKAGQAVLRQKVTNSVNALNRDWNFCSYAIEGTRECKDIQIDVKCDHYRAAQNNRVRRQVKDGGVYVMEAELPVVNDPVIHTSTGERSNVKQLLEKLILEDDQFAVQDILPNTVPDPASLELGSEYACPVGQVVMIPDCVPCAIGTFYDTANKTCIPCARGAYQSEAGQQQCSKCPVIAGRPGVTAGPGARSAADCKERCPAGKYFDADTGLCRSCGHGFYQSNEGAFSCELCGLGQTTRSTEATSRKECRDECSSGQQLGADGRCEPCPRGTYRLQGVQPSCAGCPLGRTTPKVGASSVEECTLPVCSPGTYLNGTLNMCIECRKGFYQSESQQTSCIQCPPNHSTKITGATSKSECTNPCEHIAEGKPHCDVNAYCIMVPETSDFKCECKPGFNGTGMACTDVCDGHCENSGACVKDLKGTPSCRCVGSFTGPHCAERSEFAYIAGGIAGAVIFIIIIVLLIWMICVRSTKRRDPKKMLTPAIDQTGSQVNFYYGAHTPYAESIAPSHHSTYAHYYDDEEDGWEMPNFYNETYMKDGLHGGKMSTLARSNASLYGTKEDLYDRLKRHAYTGKKEKSDSDSEVQ, encoded by the exons GTTGGGAACTGCGCGGcttaaattgttataaatattttaacattAAACATTCGTGGGAGAAAAGCGCCGAACTGTGTCGAAG ATACGGTGCTGAACTGGTGGCCATTGATACATATGCAGAGAACAATGAAACTTTGGCCATAGCCCGAGCCAGTGATCCCAATCAGCGTGGTTCGGATAAATACTGGTTAGGTTTGGCCTCGCTAGATGATTTGAGAACGAATACTTTGGAATCGGCTTCAGGTGCTTTGATCTCGCAATACTCTGGTTTTTGGTCACTGAATCAGCCCAGTGCCGATTCTGGTGAATGCGTGGCGGCCAGTTTTGCCAGCAAATCTCAGAGCTGGGATCTGGGCACTTGTGAATCGTTGTTGCCCTTCATGTGCCGTGCCCCCGCTTGTCCTCAGGGAGCTCTTCATTGCGCCAATGGCTTGTGCATCAATCAGGCATTTAAATGCGATGGCAGCGATGATTGCGGTGATGGTACTGATGAATTGGATTGCCCAGCACAGTGTCATTATCATATGCAATCAGGTGGCGATGTTATTGAAACGCCAAACTATCCACATAAGTACGGGGCATtaagcaaatgcaaatggaCATTGGAGGGTCCATTGGGTAGCAACATCATCTTGCAGTTCCAGGACTTTGAGACAGAAAAGACTTTCGATACGGTCCAGATACTGGTAGGAGGACGCACCGAAGATAAGTCAGTGTCATTGGCCACTCTCAGTGGCAAACAGGATTTGACGACTCAACCGTTCGTCTCAGCCTCAAACTTTATGATTGTCAAGTTCACCACCGATGGCAGTGTGGAGCGCAAGGGATTCCGTGCTACCTGGAAGACAGAGGCTAAGAACTGTGGCGGTACTCTCAAGGCGACACTGCAACGTCAAATTTTAACCAGCCCCAATTATCCCAAGCAATATCCCGGTGGTTTAGAGTGTTTGTATGTCATCAAAGCTCAACCAGGTCGCATTATTTCCATCGAAGTAGATGATCTGGATGTGGCCGATGGACGTGATTATCTATTAATACGTGATGGCGACACTCCCATGAGTCGCACCATAGCCAAGTTGACGGGAAAGACATTACAGAATGAACGCGTTATTATCTCCACTGGAAATGCTCTCTATTTGTACTTTAAATCGAGTCTGGGTGAAGCTGGCAAGGGCTTCAGTCTACGTTATATCCAAGGCTGCAAGGCTACCATCACAGCTAGAAATGGTACAGTCACCTCACCAGCCTTTGGCCTAACCGATTATCCCAAGAATCAGGAATGCTACTTTACCATAAGAAATAATGCTCGTGCTCCACTCTCATTGAAATTCGATAAGTTCACTGTACACAAAAGTGATAATGTTCAGGTATTTGATGGTTCATCTACATCGGGTCTACGATTGCATTCCGGCAATGGATTTACGGGAACTGCGGCTCCCAAATTGACATTGACGGCTTCATCTGGAGAGATGCTAATTAAGTTCACCTCTGATGCTTTGCATAATGCTGCAGG TTGGTCGGCCACCTTCTCTGCGGATTGCCCTGAGTTACAGCCCGGCATTGGAGCCTTGGCCTCCAGTCGCGATACCGCATTTGGTACGCTGGTCAGCTTTACATGTCCCATTGGACAGGAGTTTGCCACCGGCAAGACGCGTCTGGTAACGGAATGTTTGCCTGGTGGCAACTGGAGTGTCTCCTACATACCAAAGTGTCAGG AGGTCTACTGCGGTCCTGTGCCACAAATTGACAACGGCTTTTCCATTGGCTCTTCAAATGTGACCTATCGCGGCATTGCCATGTATCAGTGCTATGCCGGTTTTGCCTTTGCTTCGAGTGCCCCGATTGAGAAGATCTCTTGTTTGCCGGATGGACGTTGGGAGCGTCAACCCCATTGCATGGCCTCGCAGTGTGCTGTCTTGCCCGAAGTATCTCATGCCAATGTCACTTTACTTAATGGCGGAGGACGCAGCTACGGCACCATAGTGAAATACGAATGTGAACCTGGTTACGAGAGGAACGGACATCCGGTGCTTACCTGCATGTCGAATGGTACTTGGAGCGGTGATGTGCCAAAATGTACGCGCAAACGTTGCTTTGAGTTCCCAGAGATTGAGAATGGTTTTGTAGTGGACGCGTCACGTCCCTATCTCTACGGCGATGAAGCCAGAGTGCAATGCTACAAGGGCTATAAACTAATTGGCAGCAATATCATGCGTTGCAGTGAGGCTCAGCGATTCGAGCAGCCACCCACTTGCGAGGATATCAATGAGTGCAGCTCTTCGCAGTGTGACCTAACCACCACGGAGTGTATTAATACAAACGGCTCCTTCCATTGCCAGTGCCGATCCGGATTCACAGCAACCACAGAGTGCCGACCAGTTGCAGATTTGGGCCTAGGTAATGGTGGCATTCCCGATGACAGCATTACCACCTCCGCCAGCGAACCTGGGTATAGCAAGAGCTCTCTGCGCTTGAATACTAATGGATGGTGCGGTGCTGCTGTGGATCCCGGTGCAAATTGGATACTGATTGACTTGAAGGCTCCTACCATTCTACGTGGCTTCCGCACCATGTCTGTGCAACGGCCTGATGGCAATGTGGCTTTCAGTTCAGCTGTTCGCCTTCAATACACTAACGAGTTAACTGACGTCTTCAAGGACTATGCCAATCCCGATGGCACTGCCGTGGAATTCAGAATTCTTGAACCCACTTTGTCTATCTTGAATCTTCCACTACCAATTGAGGCTCGCTTTATACGTTTCCGCATTCAGGATTATGTGGGTGCACCTTGTCTTCGCATGGAGCTCATGGGATGCACTCGTTTGGATTGCGTCGACATTAATGAGTGCAGCAAAAATAATGGAGGTTGTgatcaaaaatgtataaacACCCCCGGAAGTTATTCGTGTGCTTGCAATACTGGTTATCAGTTGTACACATCGAATGGTACGGCTGGTTACCACATTGTCCGCTCAGAGTCGGGTGAACGTGATGGAGATACTTATCAGCGTAATAAGACTTGCGTGCCCCTGATGTGTCCAGAGTTGGAGGCTCCAGAGAATGGACAACTGTTGAGTGATCGCAATGACTATCATTTCGGTGATGTGGTGCGATTCCAGTGCAATTTCGGTTACATCATGAGTGGCAGTTCGGCGGCTCTCTGTCTGTCCAGTGGTCAATGGAATGCCAGTGTACCAGAGTGCAATT ATGCAAAGTGTGTTTCTTTGCCGGATGATAAATTGGAAGGCTTAACTGTTGCTCGTCCTGATCCTGAATCAGTTTTGGTGCCCTTCCGGGATAATGTGACCATCACTTGTGGTTCGGCTGGACGGCAGCTGCGTGCCACTGCCTCAGCGGGCTTCAGACAATGTGTCTATGACCCCAAACCTGGTCTTCCTGACTATTGGCTTTCGGGCATGCAGCCGTCTTGCCCACGGGTGGATTGTTATGCTCCCATGCCCACACCAGGAGCAGAATACGGCCAGTTTGTGGATACACGCTTCCAAAGTAGCTTCTTCTTTGGCTGTCAGAATACTTTCAAGTTGGCTGGACAAACAGGACGTCATGATAATGTGGTTCGTTGTGGTGCCGATGGCATTTGGGACTTTGGCGATTTGCGTTGCGAAGGACCCGTGTGCGAGGATCCCGGTAGACCAGCTGATGGACGTCAATTGGCTCGTAGTTATGAGCAAAGTTCAGAAGTCTACTTTGGCTGCAATCGTCCTGGCTATATCTTAATTAATCCACGACCAATTACCTGCATCCGTGAGCCAGAGTGTAAGGTTATCAAGCCGCTGGGCTTGAGCTCCGGTAAAATTCCCGACTCTGCTATTAATGCCACTTCCGAGCGTCCCAACTATGAGGCCAAGAATATTCGATTGAACTCAGCCACTGGTTGGTGCGGCAAACAAGAAGCCTTTACCTACGTCAGTGTGGATTTGGGACAAATCTATCGTGTTAAGGCCATTCTAGTCAAGGGTGTGGTAACAAATGACATTGTGGGTCGACCCACAGAGATCCGCTTCTTCTACAAGCAGGCAGAGAATGAGAACTACGTTGTTTACTTCcccaatttcaatttaaccATGCGTGATCCTGGCAATTATGGAGAGTTGGCCATGATTACATTACCCAAATATGTTCAGGCCCGATTTGTGATTCTTGGCATTGTCAGCTATATGGATAATGCTTGTCTGAAGTTTGAACTGATGGGCTGCGAAGAACCGAAACAAGAACCATTATTGGGCTACGATTATGGTTACTCTCCCTGCGTAGATAACGAACCACCAATTTTCCAGAACTGCCCACAACAACCAATCATTGTGCGCCGTGACGAAAATGGCGGCGTTTTGCCTGTCAACTTCACCGAACCAACTGCCGTGGATAATTCCGGATCGATTGCTCGCTTGGAGATTAAACCACAAAACTTCCGTACACCCAGTCACATATTCAAGGACACGGTTGTGAAATATGTTGCTTTTGATTATGATGGAAATGTGGCTATTTGTGAAATTAATATCACAGTGCCGGATGTCACTCCCCCACTACTCCAGTGTCCCCAGAGCTATGTCATTGAACTTGTAGATCGTCAGGATAGTTACAATGTGAACTTCAACGACACACGCAAGCGCATTAAGACCTCTGACGATACTGGTGAAGTGCGTCTACAATTTAGCCCTGAGAGAGCCACAATCAAGATTGGTAACTTTGAGAATGTGACGGTAACGGCCACAGATAAGTACAATAATCGCGCCAGCTGCCACTTCCAAGTGTCCGTACAAGCCTCCCCCTGTGTGGATTGGGAACTTCAGCCACCAGCCAATGGAGCCATCAATTGTCTGCCTGGTGATAGAGGTATCGAGTGTATAGCTACGTGCAAATCTGGATTCCGTTTCACTGACGGTGAACCTTTGAAGACTTTTTCGTGTGAAACTTCTCGACTATGGCGACCAACTTCAGTGGTGCCTGATTGTGTGTCGGAAAATACGGAACAAGCTGCCTATCACGTTACTGCCACAATCACATATCGCGCCAATGGAGCTGTGGCTCAGTCTTGTCTTGGCCAATATCAGGATGTTTTGGCTCAGCACTACAGCGGATTGAATCAGCTGCTCTCTCAACGTTGTTCGGCCGTAAATGTTAATATGAATGTGACCTTCGTCAAGTCAGTGCCTATGCTGCTGGAAGAAAACGTGGTTAAGATGGACTTTATCCTGTCCATTCTGCCTGCTGTTAGACAACCACAGCTCTATGATCTCTGTGGTTCCACACTTAATCTGATCTTTGACTTGAGCGTGCCATATGCCAGTGCTGTGATTGATGATCTGCTCAACATCTCCAACATAGGCAACCAGTGTCCTCCTTTAAGGGCATTGAAGTCACAAATATCACGTGGATTTAATTGCAATGTTGGAGAAGTCTTGAACATGGATACCAGCGATGTGCCACGTTGTCTGCACTGTCCAGCTGGAACATATGTGTCCGAAGGTCAGAACAGTTGTACTTACTGTCCACGTGGCTATTATCAAAACCGCGATCGTCAAGGAACTTGCTTGCGTTGCCCAGCTGGTACCTACACCAAGGAAGAAGGATCCAAATCTCTCAGCGACTGTATACCCGTGTGCGGTTATGGTACCTACTCTCCCACTGGTCTGGTACCTTGCTTAGAATGTCCACGCAACTCTTTCACAAATGAACCGCCAACCGGTGGCTTCAAGGATTGTCAGGCATGTCCAGCTCAAACGTTTACCTATCAGCCATCTGCCTCTAATAGGGGTCTGTGTCGTGCAAAGTGTGCTCCTGGTACTTACTCGGCCACTGGACTGGCACCATGTTCGCCTTGCCCATTGCATCATTACCAGAGCGCAGCCGGCTCTCAGAGTTGTAATGAATGCCCCAGTAACATGAGAACAGATTCGCCCAGCTCAAAGGGACGCGAGCAATGCAAACCAGTCGTATGCGGTGAGGGTGCCTGTCAGCATGGAGGATTATGTGTTCCTATGGGCCATGACATTCAATGCTTCTGCCCGGCTGGATTTTCGGGACGTCGCTGTGAACAGGATATTGATGAATGCGCCTCGCAACCTTGCTTTAATGGCGGCCAGTGTAAGGACCTGCCACAGGGCTATCGCTGCGAGTGTCCTGCAGGCTATTCGGGCATTAATTGCCAAGAAGAGGCTAGTGATTGTGGAAATGACACCTGCCCAGCCCGTGCCATGTGCAAGAATGAACCAGGCTTCAAGAACATTACCTGCCTTTGCCGTAGTGGCTATACAGGTGATCAGTGCGATGTAACCATTGATCCTTGCACTGCCAATGGCAATCCCTGTGGAAATGGAGCCAGTTGCTTAGCTTTGCAACAGGGCCGCTACAAGTGCGAGTGTTTGCCAGGATGGGAGGGTCTTCACTGTGAACAGAATATCAATGATTGTGCCGAAAATCCTTGCCTCTTGGGTGCCAACTGTACGGATTTGGTTAATGACTTCCAGTGTTCGTGTCCCCCTGGATTTACGGGTAAACGTTGCGAGCAGAAAATCGATCTATGTCTTTCGGAGCCATGCAAACACGGAACTTGTGTGGATCGTTTGTTCGATCACGAGTGTGTCTGCCATCCAGGATGGACGGGACCGTCATGCGATGTCAACATTGATGACTGTCAGGATAGACCATGCGCCAATGATGGCGTCTGTGTCGATTTGGTTGACGGCTACAGTTGCAACTGTGAGCCAGGTTATACTGGAAAGAACTGCCAACATACCATTGATGATTGTGCTTCAAATCCTTGCCAGCATGGTGCCACCTGCGTGGATCAATTGGATGGCTTTAGCTGCAAGTGCCGACCTGGTTTTGTGGGTCTCAGCTGTGAGGCGGAAATCGATGAGTGCTTAAGCGATCCTTGCAACCCTGTGGGCACGGAACGTTGTTTGGACTTGGATAATAAATTCGAGTGTGTTTGCCGTGATGGCTTCAAGGGTGCACTCTGTGAAACTGACATTGATGACTGCGAAGCTCAACCCTGTCTGAACAACGGCATCTGTCGCGATCGTGTTGGAGGATTTGAGTGCGGATGTGAACCCGGCTGGAGTGGCATGCGCTGTGAACAGCAAGTGACAACTTGCAATGTCCAGGCTCCATGCCAAAACGATGCCAGCTGCATCGATCTCTTCCAGGACTACTTCTGTGTTTGTCCCAGTGGCACGGATGGCAAGAATTGTGAAACTGCTCCAGAGCGTTGCATTGGCGATCCATGCATGCATGGTGGAAAGTGCCAGGACTTTGGATCGGGCTTGAATTGCAGTTGTCCTGCAGATTACTCGGGCATTGGATGTCAGTATGAGTATGATGCTTGTGAGGAACATGTTTGTCAGAATGGAGCCATCTGCTTGGATAATGGCGCCGGCTACAGTTGCCAGTGCCCACCTGGTTTTACAGGCAAAAATTGTGAACAAGATATTGTAGACTGCAAGGACAACTCATGCCCTCCTGGCGCAAGTTGTGTGGATTTAACCAATGGCTTCTACTGCCAGTGCCCCTTCAATATGACCGGTGATGACTGTCGCAAGGCTATTCAAGTGGACTACGATTTGTACTTCAGCGATCCAACACGGTCAACAGCTGCTCAGGTGGTGCCATTTGCCACAGGCGAAGCTAATAGTCTAACTCTTGCTATGTGGGTGCAGTTTGCCCAAAAGGATGACACAGGAATCTTCTTCACCTTGTATGGAGTTGAATCGGCTCGCATGACCCAACGACGTCGCTTGTTGCTACAAGCACACTCAAGCGGTGTTCAAGTATCCCTCTTTGAGGATTTACCAGATGTCTTCTTAAGCTTCGGCGAATACACCTCCGTCAATGATGGACAATGGCAtcatgttgctgttgtttggGACGGAATTAGCGGACAATTGCAGTTGATCACTGAAGGTTTAATAGCCAGCAAACTGGAATATGGAGCTGGTGGTTCTTTGCCAGCATATCTTTGGTCTGTCTTGGGACGTCCTCAGCCAGATACAGTGAAACATGATTTGGCCTACTCTGATTCGGGCTTCCAGGGCACAGTCACCAAGGCTCAAGTTTGGGCTCGTGCTCTAGATATCACTTCAGAGATCCAGAAGCAAGTTCGTGATTGTCGCTCAGAGCCTGTTCTTTATGCCGGTCTCATACTAAACTGGGCTGGCTACGAACTTACCTCAGGCGGAGTGGAACGTAATGTCCCATCAATGTGCGGACAACGCAAGTGTCCAGTCGGCTACACTGGAGCTAATTGCCAGCAATTGGTTGTCGATAAGGAGCCACCAGTGGTGGAGCATTGTCCTGGTGATTTGTGGGTTATTGCTAAGAACGGATCTGCTGTAGTTACCTGGGATGAACCGCATTTCAGTGATAATATTGGTGTTACCAAGATCTATGAGCGTAACGGACATCGTTCGGGTACCACACTCCTTTGGGGAACTTATGAGATAACTTACATTGCCTCCGATGCGGCTGGAAATACGGCCTCTTGTAGTTTCAAGGTGTCTCTGTTAA cTGATTTCTGTCCTCCTTTGGCCGATCCTGTGGGTGGTTCTCAGGTCTGCAAGGATTGGGGTGCTGGTGGTCAATTCAAAGTATGTGAAATTGCCTGTAACACAGGATTGCGTTTCTCAGAGCCAGTGCCAGAGTTCTACACTTGCGGTGCTGAAGGCTTCTGGCGTCCCACACGCGAACCATCAATGCCATTGATTTACCCATCATGTTCACCGGCTAAGCCTGCTCAACGTGTGTTCCGCATCAAGATGTTGTTCCCTTCGGATGTGCTTTGTAATAAGGCTGGGCAGGCAGTACTGCGACAAAAGGTTACCAACTCGGTGAATGCTTTGAATCGTGACTGGAACTTCTGTTCTTACGCCATCGAAGGAAcgag GGAATGTAAGGACATACAGATCGATGTGAAGTGCGATCACTATCGTGCAGCCCAGAACAACCGTGTGCGTCGTCAGGTCAAGGACGGTGGCGTATATGTAATGGAAGCTGAGTTGCCTGTGGTCAA TGATCCTGTGATCCATACCTCGACTGGCGAACGCTCAAATGTCAAGCAATTGTTAGAGAAGCTCATTCTAGAGGATGACCAATTTGCCGTTCAGGATATTCTGCCAAATACTGTGCCAGATCCAGCATCCTTGGAATTGGGCTCTGAATATGCCTGCCCTGTTGGTCAGGTGGTAATGATACCAGATTGTGTTCCCTGTGCCATAGGCACTTTCTACGACACTGCCAATAAGACTTGTATACCTTGTGCTCGTGGCGCTTACCAATCGGAGGCTGGCCAGCAACAGTGCAGCAAATGTCCAGTCATCGCAGGACGTCCCGGAGTTACAGCCGGTCCTGGAGCTCGCTCGGCAGCCGATTGCAAAGAACGCTGCCCGGCTGGCAAGTACTTCGATGCCGACACTGGTCTATGTCGCTCATGCGGTCACGGATTCTATCAGTCGAACGAAGGAGCCTTCAGTTGTGAGCTTTGCGGATTAGGTCAGACAACACGCTCAACAGAAGCCACCTCCCGCAAGGAATGCCGCGATGAATGTAGTTCCGGACAGCAATTGGGTGCCGACGGACGTTGCGAACCTTGCCCACGGGGTACCTACCGATTGCAAGGAGTGCAACCCTCTTGTGCTGGTTGCCCTCTGGGACGCACTACCCCCAAGGTGGGAGCTAGCTCTGTGGAAGAATGTACTCTGCCTGTATGCTCACCTGGTACCTATCTTAATGGTACGCTCAATATGTGCATTGAGTGCCGCAAGGGCTTCTATCAGTCGGAGTCACAGCAAACCTCTTGCATCCAGTGTCCACCGAATCATAGCACCAAAATTACTGGAGCCACTTCGAAGAGCGAGTGTACTAATCCTTGTGAGCACATTGCCGAGGGCAAGCCGCATTGTGATGTAAATGCCTACTGTATTATGGTGCCAGAGACTTCGGACTTCAAGTGTGAATGTAAGCCAGGATTCAATGGCACTGGCATGGCCTGTACAGATGTCTGTGATGGCCATTGCGAGAATTCGGGAGCTTGTGTTAAGGATCTTAAGGGTACGCCATCGTGCCGTTGCGTGGGCTCATTTACGGGTCCCCATTGTGCCGAGCGTTCCGAGTTTGCCTACATAGCTGGTGGTATCGCAGGAGCGGTGATCTTTATTATAATCATAGTGCTGCTAATTTGGATGATTTGTGTGCGATCGACCAAGAGGCGTGATCCCAAGAAAATGCTTACTCCAGCCATTGATCAAACGGGTTCGCAGGTTAACTTCTACTATGGAGCACATACACCGTACGCAGAGTCCATAGCTCCATCGCATCATAGCACTTATGCCCATTACTATGACGACGAGGAAGATGGCTGGGAGATGCCAAATTTCTACAATGAAACATATATGAAAGATG GACTACATGGCGGAAAAATGAGCACATTGGCTAGATCCAATGCATCGCTCTACGGAACTAAAGAAGACTTATACGATCGACTGAAACGTCACGCCTATACGGGCAAGAAAG AAAAGAGTGACAGTGATAGCGAAGTGCAGTAA